In Aspergillus fumigatus Af293 chromosome 2, whole genome shotgun sequence, a genomic segment contains:
- a CDS encoding BSD domain-containing protein, producing the protein MDIAYDHIQEEIFSSNESSKKEGSQDDSKTNRSNVDLNTELQETFRAFSASPWGIKIGGLWDNVRKQGESYYEGARQEYAAASEEAAKGLSDLKETIVGRTRGLSLSTAFTSAPSARSKDETPTPTASRAGESQEEGTSDAGASEGFLTRIKAEAARRLKEIEKAEEAADEAILRFGMTIGQKLREAVSIVPPDAESSNKILFESKDAEGKRVIHATRFEAQLHVIHSNLESFTKDPVSDKWAAFKEEFNVDNKTDAIAVDLEKYPELRSAMEKLVPEQVGYATFWSRYYFLRLVIETEEQKRKELLKGANVDEEEEVAWDDDSDDDTDSPSTPQVKTNNTTQIPTVDKNKLLKPDEPRRSNDQQSQPDSESSYDLVSGNTSRAPGSPKEKSPTTAAKDDDSDEDWE; encoded by the exons ATGGATATCGCATACGATCATATTCAAGaggagatcttctcctctAATGAGTCGTCGAAAAAAGAAGGCTCACAAGACGACTCCAAAACCAACCGCTCCAACGTCGACCTCAACACCGAACTGCAAGAGACATTCCGCGCCTTTTCCGCGAGCCCCTGGGGTATAAAGATTGGTGGGCTGTGGGATAATGTCCGCAAACAAGGCGAGAGTTACTATGAAGGAGCTAGGCAAGAGTATGCTGCGGCCAGCGAGGAGGCCGCCAAGGGCCTTTCGGACTTGAAAGAGACTATCGTAGGACGCACACGAGGCCTGTCGCTAAGTACAGCTTTCACTTCTGCGCCATCCGCGAGAAGTAAGGATGAGACGCCGACTCCTACTGCGTCTCGAGCAGGAGAAAGTCAGGAAGAAGGGACCAGCGACGCGGGCGCAAGCGAGGGTTTCCTGACCCGAATCAAAGCAGAGGCTGCGAGACGACtgaaggagattgagaaggctgaggaagctgcGGATGAAGCGATCCTGCGCTTTGGTATGACCATTGGCCAAAAGCTGCGGGAGGCGGTCAGCATTGTGCCGCCGGACGCGGAGTCGTCAAATAAGATCCTTTTTGAGAGTAAGGATGCCGAGGGGAAGAGAGTGATTCATGCGACGCGATTTGAGGCGCAGCTGCATGTGATCCATTCCAACCTTGAGAGCTTCACCAAGGACCCAGTCAGTGACAAATGGGCCGCGTTCAAGGAGGAGTTTAATGTAGACAACAAGACCGACGCCATTGCCGTAGATTTGGAGAAGTACCCCGAGCTGCGATCAGCCATGGAGAAGCTTGTCCCTGAGCAGGTCGGCTATGCAACCTTCTGGTCTCGGTACTATTTCCTCCGCCTCGTGATTGAGACCGAAGAGCAGAAGCGCAAGGAGCTTCTTAAAG GCGCCAACgtagatgaagaggaagaggttGCTTGGGATGACGACTCCGACGACGACACCGACTCTCCCTCTACTCCTCAGGTTAAGACCAATAATACCACCCAGATTCCCACGGTCGACAAGAATAAGCTGCTCAAGCCTGATGAACCCCGGCGTTCAAACGACCAACAGTCTCAGCCAGACAGTGAATCGAGCTATGATCTTGTCAGTGGCAACACCAGTCGTGCGCCTGGCAGCcccaaggagaagagccCAACGACGGCAGCTAAGGACGATGACAGTGACGAAGACTGGGAATGA
- a CDS encoding translation termination factor GTPase eRF3, with the protein MANQTPDSWEDELSKQTEGVNLNARGQYRPQAQAPSFHPGAASFQPGAPSFVPGQTYQQYGGGYPQYGQYGGYPAYDQQQQGFGQYGAYAQQPGGYNQIYNNQYGGYNQHQQQQYTQPPRQAAPVATQAPSAPAQPAQTAPKPASTASAAPVLSIGGASSSSAAPKTKVLSIGTPSPASNTPSGTTTPGDTMGSAAADAAAKVTASKAIEKTEKKAAASGKSSPTPTASGRSSPGRSSPSRGEGGKTGRDANAVALEQQADVDEETLKEIYGEKKEHVNIVFIGHVDAGKSTLGGSILYVTGNVDERTLEKYKREAKEAGRETWYLSWALDLTNEERAKGKTVEVGRGHFKLTVQSPDGPIERHFSILDAPGHKSYVHHMIGGASQADVGVLVISARKGEYETGFEKGGQTREHALLARNTGVKKIIVAVNKMDDPTVEWSKARFDECTVKVSKFLEALGYKKDDLTFMPISAQQTTGIKDRVPKELAPWYNGPSLLEYLAEMKTPERNINAPFMMPVSTKYRDMGTMVEGRIEAGVIKKNATCIMMPNRTKVEIAALYGETEDEIATATCGDQVRMRLRGVEEEDLLPGFVLCSPKRLVHCVSAFEAKIRILELKNILTAGYNCVMHVHSAVEEVTFAALLHKCEPGTGRRSKRPPPFASKGQTIIARLEVISSAGAVCVERFEDYNQMGRFTLRDQGQTIAIGMITKLILNEEN; encoded by the exons ATGGCCAATCAGACCCCCGATTCCTGGGAAGACGAGCTCTCGAAGCAGACCGAGGGCGTAAACCTGAATGCCCGCGGACAATACCGCCCTCAGGCACAAGCTCCCTCATTCCACCCCGGGGCTGCCTCTTTCCAGCCTGGTGCACCGTCGTTCGTGCCAGGCCAAACTTACCAGCAGTACGGCGGTGGATACCCACAGTATGGTCAGTACGGTGGCTACCCCGCCTacgaccagcagcaacaagGCTTTGGTCAATATGGGGCTTACGCCCAACAACCTGGTGGCTATAACCAGATCTACAACAACCAGTATGGTGGCTACAACcaacatcagcagcagcaatacACTCAACCGCCTCGTCAAGCGGCACCGGTAGCTACTCAAGCACCTTCAGCTCCTGCTCAGCCTGCCCAAACCGCTCCCAAGCCCGCCTCGACCGCATCCGCCGCTCCAGTTCTGTCTATTGGTGGTGCTAGCAGCTCGTCTGCTGCCCCCAAAACTAAGGTCCTCTCGATTGGAACTCCCTCGCCCGCGTCGAACACCCCATCTGGCACTACGACTCCAGGAGATACTATGGGATCTGCTGCCGCCGACGCTGCCGCCAAGGTGACGGCTTCCAAAGCTATTGAgaagacagaaaagaaggcagctGCCAGTGGCAAATCATCCCCTACCCCTACCGCTTCTGGACGGTCGAGTCCCGGCAGATCCAGCCCATCTCGCGGTGAAGGTGGCAAGACCGGTCGGGATGCCAATGCTGTTGCCTTGGAGCAGCAGGCAGATGTGGACGAAGAAACCTTGAAGGAAATTTATggtgagaagaaggagcatGTTAACATTGTTTTCATTGGACATGTCGATGCTGGAAAGTCAACCCTCGGCGGATCCATCCTCTACGTTACTGGCAACGTTGATGAGCGGACACTAGAGAAATACAAGAGGGAAGCAAAGGAGGCTGGTCGAGAGACCTGGTACCTTTCATGGGCTCTCGATTTGACCAACGAAGAACGAGCTAAGGGAAAGACTGTCGAGGTCGGCCGTGGCCACTTCAAGCTCACCGTGCAGTCTCCCGATGGTCCCATTGAGAGAcacttctccatcctcgatGCTCCTGGTCACAAATCCTACGTCCACCACATGATTGGTGGCGCCTCGCAAGCCGATGTCGGTGTGCTTGTCATCTCTGCTCGTAAGGGTGAATACGAGACGGGTTTCGAGAAGGGTGGCCAGACTCGCGAGCACGCTCTGCTGGCCCGGAACACTGGTGTCAAAAAGATCATTGTTGCCGTTAACAAGATGGACGACCCGACTGTCGAATGGAGCAAGGCTCGTTTCGATGAGTGTACAGTTAAGGTCTCCAAGTTCTTGGAGGCTCTCGGCTACAAGAAGGACGATCTTACCTTCATGCCCATATCCGCCCAGCAGACTACGGGTATTAAGGATCGTGTCCCCAAGGAACTTGCACCATGGTACAATGGACCGTCTCTCCTGGAGTATCTTGCTGAAATGAAGACTCCCGAACGTAACATTAATGCCCCCTTCATGATGCCCGTGAGCACGAAGTACCGTGATATGGGAACGATGGTTGAGGGTCGTATCGAAGCTGGTGTTATCAAGAAGAACGCCACCTGCATCATGATGCCTAATCGCACCAAGGTCGAAATTGCTGCTCTCTACGGTGAGACTGAAGACGAAATTGCCACTGCAACCTGTGGTGATCAAGTCCGTATGCGTCTCAGAGgcgtggaagaagaagacctccTCCCTGGATTCGTGCTCTGCTCTCCCAAGCGACTAGTGCACTGCGTCTCCGCTTTTGAGGCTAAGATCCGTATCCTCGAGCTCAAGAACATCCTGACCGCTGGTTATAACTGTGTCATGCACGTCCACTCGGCCGTTGAAGAAGTCACGTTCGCGGCACTCCTGCATAAGTGCGAGCCCGGCACAGGACGCAGGAGCAAGCGCCCACCACCATTTGCTAGCAAGGGTCAGACCATTATTGCTCGTCTTGAGGTTATCAGCAGCGCAGGTGCCGTCTGTGTTGAACGTTTCGAGGATTACAACCAGATGGGACGTTTCACTCTGAGAGATCAG GGCCAAACCATTGCCATTGGTATGATTACCAAACTCATCCTTAACGAAGAGAACTAA
- a CDS encoding pre-rRNA-processing TSR2 family protein: MAQPTSSSNLSQAEQPTTASSYLDLGITLTINNWPALTMAVQSNWGGPTSADKRDWLCGAISDMINERPETDALDLEDVLIQVMNDEFDVVVDDDSAAPVAAQIMAIREQTARGEFGFVQELWEAWQRKAQQKGNNVAAAFKQVKAVDDEDTDEDTDEEDEVEEDEDVDMDEAPALVRAPRERVEPEVDEDGFTKVVGKKRR, translated from the coding sequence ATGGCGCAACCAACGTCCTCATCGAACCTGAGCCAAGCCGAGCAgcccaccaccgcctcctcaTACCTCGACCTCGGCATCACCCTCACAATCAACAACTGGCCGGCGCTGACCATGGCCGTACAATCGAACTGGGGCGGCCCAACATCAGCCGACAAGCGCGACTGGCTCTGCGGCGCGATATCAGACATGATCAATGAGCGTCCCGAGACAGACGCtctggatctggaagacgTTCTGATCCAGGTGATGAACGATGAGTTTGATGTTGTGgtagatgatgacagcgCGGCGCCTGTTGCGGCGCAGATCATGGCGATCCGGGAGCAGACGGCGAGGGGGGAGTTCGGCTTTGTGCAGGAGCTGTGGGAGGCGTGGCAGAGGAAGGCTCAGCAAAAGGGGAATAATGTGGCGGCGGCGTTTAAGCAAGTGAAGGcggtggatgatgaggatacCGATGAGGAtaccgatgaggaggatgaggttgaggaggacgaggacgtcGATATGGACGAGGCTCCTGCTCTCGTACGAGCGCCTAGGGAGAGGGTCGAGCCTGAAGTTGATGAGGACGGGTTTACTAAGGTTgttgggaagaagaggagataa
- a CDS encoding RanGTP-binding protein produces the protein MDVFLTRLTQQAMNYAIRSGIAITANYAIRQSTRLLKNVENNEEREELLALQQRLQSKIQVITPAIDMIELIAARGNTSLESAVSLTKTLRLDMQALGQRLANAAASEELLRKAAKSPRDRSRNDAEIKLIVRDIKRLLTRIEDAVPLMNLAITTSGARLSTNLPATVSPSRLLQASTFLTAGDTQYWMSPTQAIQIGPTFTLSIYMLFAGHVRPQDEEGIRETTWKEVIHKARVKLRRVPLDLTSNTLAPTWRAKLPAEARIDEYHYQMLIIEDLDDGRVHSYDEDEPKPEPYEGIPLAGMREILPIHQISKIFYADTSKVLNINTEGEVNNPVLLLKRDINAIPPRRMLEREEADSFYVQEEQDEEETDEIQAQLDAQLNGTNAKDSLNQSYNEKSIPEHWRFPKDLDPEWIAFEVYNEDESSDTESEADAPDREHSIDPQMMAKLSLDAEDDRSKQTTPTSSHPAATTTVSNPLFNNIRTSLSLLETLLRLMSLQQFQQQSHLSISDELLNFFLEESSTTGAGGDEQHRQRLRADARRRVGWDPYDESPVKRRGEDYQYGWASDGPPASYSREGSDYPYTPTDRYPGYHLRSRENTPETPLQSRRAGSIKPDAR, from the exons ATGGACGTCTTTCTGACCAGG CTCACCCAGCAGGCAATGAACTATGCCATTCG CTCAGGGATAGCCATAACTGCCAACTATGCGATACGACAATCAACTCGGCTGCTCAAG AATGTCGAGAACAatgaagagagagaagagctACTTGCTCTGCAGCAAAGGTTGCAAAGCAAAATTCAA GTTATCACGCCGGCCATTGATATGATTGAGTTGAT CGCTGCAAGAGGCAACACGTCCTTAGAATCCGCAGTTTCGCTCACGAAGACACTTCGATTGGATATGCAAGCTCTCGGGCAGCGATTAGCAAACGCAGCTGCCTCCGAGGAGTTGCTACGAAAAGCCGCAAAGTCTCCCAGGGACCGCTCACGTAATGATGCGGAGATCAAGCTCATAGTCAGGGACATCAAGAGGCTTCTGACACGAATTGAGGATGCAGTGCCGCTGATGAACTTGGCCATTACCACATCGGGAGCCAGACTATCAACCAATCTTCCAGCGACGGTGTCGCCATCTAGGTTGTTGCAAGCCAGTACCTTCCTGACTGCTGGGGACACTCAGTACTGGATGTCTCCTACACAAGCTATCCAGATCGGCCCTACTTTTACCCTATCGATATACATGCTCTTTGCGGGTCACGTTCGGCCCCAGGACGAAGAGGGCATTCGAGAAACCACGTGGAAGGAGGTCATCCACAAGGCACGCGTGAAGCTTCGGCGTGTACCATTAGATCTTACGTCCAATACACTAGCTCCGACTTGGCGAGCTAAACTTCCGGCAGAGGCACGAATAGACGAATACCACTACCAAATGTTGATCATTGAAGATTTGGACGACGGAAGAGTGCATTCGtacgatgaagatgaaccaAAGCCGGAGCCCTACGAAGGAATCCCCCTAGCTGGGATGCGCGAAATACTGCCGATCCACCAGATATCGAAGATCTTCTACGCGGATACGAGTAAAGTCTTGAATATCAATACAGAAGGCGAAGTTAACAACCCGGTACTGCTATTGAAGCGAGATATAAATGCTATTCCTCCGCGGCGGATGCTTGAGCGTGAAGAAGCAGATTCGTTTTATgttcaagaagaacaggatgaggaggaaacTGACGAAATCCAGGCGCAGCTGGATGCTCAGTTGAATGGGACGAATGCTAAAGATTCATTGAATCAAAGCTACAACGAGAAGTCTATCCCAGAACACTGGCGCTTTCCGAAAGATCTGGATCCTGAATGGATAGCGTTCGAAGTCtacaatgaagatgagtctTCGGACACTGAATCCGAAGCGGACGCGCCCGATAGGGAGCACTCCATAGATCCGCAAATGATGGCAAAGCTATCTCTTGATGCCGAGGACGACAGGTCCAAACAAACAACTCCAACCTCTTCACACCCTGCCGCCACAACCACTGTCTCGAACCCCCTCTTCAACAACATTCGAacttccctctccctcctcgaaACACTACTCCGCTTGATGTCTTTACAACAATTTCAGCAACAGTCCCACCTCTCTATCAGCGACGAACTTCtcaacttcttcctcgaggaaTCATCCACTACTGGTGCTGGCGGTGACGAGCAACATCGGCAACGACTTCGCGCAGACGCGAGACGCAGGGTTGGCTGGGATCCTTACGACGAAAGTCCCGTAAAACGAAGAGGCGAGGATTACCAGTATGGTTGGGCTTCCGACGGACCACCAGCCAGCTATTCTCGCGAGGGAAGCGATTATCCATATACACCCACTGACCGGTACCCCGGGTACCATTTGCGCTCCCGCGAAAACACACCAGAAACACCGCTGCAATCCCGGCGAGCAGGTTCAATCAAGCCTGATGCGAGGTGA
- a CDS encoding WD repeat NOL10/ENP2 family protein, translating into MKLSNQSEVPVYTISGSNTARPLPEWLARRRKRSLKNDPEYANRIELLQDFEFEEASQCIRVSEDGEWVMSTGTYKPQIHTHYLPQLSLSWARHTDALNTTFLLLSSDYSKSIHLQSDRSLEFHTPSGCHYRTRLPRYGRDLVYDRQSTEALVPAVGVNQDGMGEVFRLNLEMGRYMRSFEVDVGGDDFTSTGGGTLQGGIHTGAVNTGAIAEESHNLLAFGTSMGTVELWDPRAKGRAGVLLPPNQTGPDDGRSEITALEFHRSGLTFATGSSNGLIHLYDLRSPVPLLKKDQGYGFPVHTLKFLQPSTFAREQTMEPKILSSDKKIIKIWDPRDGKPWTSVELAVDINSVAWCKDSGMLLTANEGRQQHAFFIPQLGPAPRWCSFLDNLVEEMAEDPNDPNAFSTGQTGAVYDNYKFLTVPQLKTLNLDHLIGRTNLLRPYMHGYFVAQRLYEEARLITNPYIWEEERAKRVKEKIDKERESRIRGKKKAAVKVNKKLAEKLMAIEEKNERRQAQRVLKQGGDENMVEAPATEKPATGLLGDSRFAKMFEDEEFAVDETSREFQLLNPSTVPEPVERKERGLTAVEQEEVDEVPGSSSDDDDDSSSASEAERLVRSRSPHSGKISTSSYKRTNRPPPQMRVSSSTTSHSTRDRSFASRAQNMRTKTKPARRGGVVGEREFTFMPQDKSKQKKAPAHTPASSNYKSKERRSASGNTFRKM; encoded by the exons ATGAAGCTCTCCAATCAATCCGAGGTTCCAGTATATACCATTTCGGGGTCAAACACCGCTCGACCACTTCCCGAATGGCTTGCACGGCGGCGAAAGCGCAGTTTGAAAAATGACCCCGAGTATGCCAATCGCAtagagctgctgcaggatTTCGAGTTCGAAGAAGCTAGTCAATGTATTCGAGTTAGCGAAGATGGCGAATGGGTGATGAGCACAG GAACATACAAGCCTCAAATTCATACTCACTACCTTCCCCAACTGTCTCTATCTTGGGCGCGGCATACAGATGCGCTCAATACGACGTTCCTCCTTCTGTCCTCTGATTACTCAAAGTCGATCCATCTGCAATCCGATCGTTCGCTCGAGTTCCATACACCCTCAGGCTGCCATTACCGGACGAGGCTTCCCAGATATGGTCGCGATTTGGTTTACGACAGGCAGTCGACTGAGGCTCTAGTGCCGGCTGTTGGTGTTAATCAAGATGGTATGGGAGAAGTGTTCAGGCTCAATCTAGAGATGGGCCGGTATATGCGGAGTTTCGAAGTAGATGTTGGTGGGGACGATTTCACATCGACCGGCGGTGGGACGTTACAAGGAGGTATTCACACGGGAGCAGTGAACACGGGGGCTATTGCGGAGGAAAGCCACAACCTTCTCGCTTTCGGTACCTCGATGGGAACGGTAGAGCTATGGGATCCACGAGCCAAGGGCAGGGCAGGAGTCCTATTACCCCCTAATCAGACCGGCCCGGATGATGGACGATCTGAGATAACGGCATTAGAGTTCCATCGCTCGGGATTGACGTTTGCAACAGGTTCGTCGAATGGTCTGATTCATTTGTACGATCTTCGGTCCCCAGTGCCCCTTCTCAAGAAGGATCAAGGATATGGCTTCCCCGTCCACACGCTGAAGTTCCTCCAGCCCTCGACATTCGCACGCGAACAGACCATGGAGCCCAAAATCCTCTCTTCagacaagaagatcatcaagatTTGGGACCCCCGCGATGGCAAGCCCTGGACATCAGTCGAGCTTGCCGTCGACATCAACTCAGTCGCCTGGTGCAAAGATAGCGGAATGCTTTTGACAGCCAACGAAGGCCGGCAACAGCATGCATTCTTCATTCCTCAACTGGGCCCAGCTCCCAGGTGGTGCTCATTCCTGGATAAccttgttgaggagatggcaGAAGATCCTAACGATCCTAATGCTTTCAGTACAGGCCAGACAGGCGCTGTTTACGACAACTACAAGTTCTTGACTGTTCCTCAACTCAAGACTTTGAACCTGGATCATCTGATTGGCAGGACCAACCTTCTTCGACCTTATATGCATGGTTACTTCGTCGCTCAACGCTTGTATGAGGAGGCTCGTCTGATCACGAATCCGTACATCTGGGAGGAAGAGCGCGCAAAGAGAGTCAAGGAGAAAATTGACAAGGAACGGGAGTCTCGCATTagaggcaagaagaaggctgccgtcaaggtcaacaagaaACTGGCAGAGAAACTCATGGCTATCGAAGAGAAGAACGAGCGGCGCCAGGCACAGCGCGTTCTGAAACAGGGCGGAGACGAGAACATGGTTGAAGCTCCCGCAACCGAGAAGCCGGCGACTGGTCTTTTGGGCGACAGCCGTTTCGCGAAGAtgttcgaggatgaggaattCGCCGTCGACGAAACTTCACGGGAGTTCCAGCTCCTTAACCCAAGCACCGTTCCCGAGCCCGTTGAACGCAAGGAACGCGGCCTCACCGCCGTCgaacaggaagaggtggaCGAAGTCCCCGGCTCCAgctccgacgacgacgacgactCGTCATCCGCAAGCGAAGCAGAAAGACTTGTTCGGAGCAGGTCCCCGCACTCCGGAAAGATCTCCACATCCTCATACAAGCGCACTAACCGTCCCCCGCCCCAGATGCGcgtctcctcctcaacaacGAGCCATTCCACCCGCGATCGGTCATTCGCTTCACGCGCCCAGAATATGCGCACGAAAACCAAACCTGCGCGTCGTGGCGGCGTGgttggagaaagagaatTCACCTTCATGCCGCAGGATAAGtcaaagcaaaagaaggCACCTGCGCATACGCCTGCGAGCAGTAATTACAAGTCTAAGGAGCGCCGCAGCGCTTCTGGTAACACCTTCCGAAAGATGTGA